A part of Salmo trutta chromosome 15, fSalTru1.1, whole genome shotgun sequence genomic DNA contains:
- the LOC115148364 gene encoding keratin-associated protein 4-6-like has product MVLYVWVNVTQVSNRQAGRPAGIPTALLLTTTLVYCCPVYCCPVYCCQVYCCPVYCCPVYCCQVYCCQVYCCQVYCCPVYCCPVYCCPVYCCPVYCCPVYCCPVYCCPVYCCPVYCCLVYCCLVYCCPVYCCPVYCCPVYCCLVYCCPVYCCLVLCCPVYCCPVYCCLVYCCLVYCCPVYCCPVYCCPVYCWPVYCCPVYCCPVYCCPVYCCMVYCCPARDQYPNPLKEGVLPGTSTLICLKRGSCQGPVP; this is encoded by the coding sequence ATGGTTCTTTATGTCTGGGTAAATGTCACTCAAGTCTCAAACAGACAGGCCGGGCGCCCAGCAGGTATCCCCACTGCACTGTTGCTTACAACCACCCTGGTGTACTGCTGCCCGGTCTACTGCTGCCCGGTCTACTGCTGCCAGGTCTACTGCTGCCCGGTCTACTGCTGCCCGGTCTACTGCTGCCAGGTCTACTGCTGCCAGGTCTACTGCTGCCAGGTCTACTGCTGCCCGGTCTACTGCTGCCCGGTCTACTGCTGCCCGGTCTACTGCTGCCCGGTCTACTGCTGCCCGGTCTACTGCTGCCCGGTGTACTGCTGCCCGGTCTACTGCTGCCCGGTCTATTGCTGCCTGGTGTACTGCTGCCTGGTGTACTGCTGCCCGGTCTACTGCTGCCCGGTCTATTGCTGCCCGGTCTACTGCTGCCTGGTGTACTGCTGCCCGGTCTATTGCTGCCTGGTGTTATGCTGCCCGGTCTACTGCTGCCCGGTCTATTGCTGCCTGGTGTACTGCTGCCTGGTGTACTGCTGCCCGGTCTATTGCTGCCCGGTCTACTGCTGCCCGGTCTACTGCTGGCCGGTCTACTGCTGCCCGGTCTACTGCTGCCCGGTCTACTGCTGCCCGGTCTACTGCTGCATGGTCTACTGCTGCCCGGCCAGGGACCAGTACCCTAATCCCCTTAAAGAGGGGGTCCTGCCAGGGACCAGTACCCTAATCTGCTTAAAGAGGGGGTCCTGCCAGGGACCAGTACCCTAA